The Apium graveolens cultivar Ventura chromosome 3, ASM990537v1, whole genome shotgun sequence sequence CAATAATAAGCAAACGTAAAAGTATGAGAGCAAATGTAAAAGTATGAGACTACACGAGACTGAAATATAGGAGAAGATAACTATAGTAAGAACTTTGGTTTATACGGACAAAGTAGAGAAAATTAGTCCAAATAGGGACAGAACAAAAACTGGTGGTCAAATCAAGAGGGTCCAACCACAAAATAATTTTTACCAAAAAACTGCAGACATTCCTGTATTAGAAAAGTATTTCCAGCTGATGGGGGTGAAAAAATTATGAAGAAACTCCTCTCAATAAAAATTTCTATTTCAAGGTAGGTAAACCTTGTGcctgatttttttttaaaaaaaataaaaacttttTACAGAATCAAGCATCGATCAATATAAGAACTCCCTAATTCAGTTCTCCTTTCTAagaatataattaattatttgcACCATATAAAACCTTGAATATGCATTAGAAATACAAGTCCTACATGTCCTACATCCTGGACACAAAACAAGTGCTACCATAACCCCCATACCATCGACAATAAACAAGAAAATATAAATACTTTCGTATTAACAAGATCTTAAAAGCTTAATAATTGTAAATCTTAACAATGATTCAACACCGGACAAGAATTAATGGTTATGAAAGTACTGCAAATTTCAggaaattattttataaaaatttatattattaggTAACAGAATAAGCCATTCTAATTTCTAATGACTGTTTATAGCACATGAAATTAGATAAATATTACACTCTCTTCATTAGGTCACCTAAAGATAATTTAAACTGTCTTTAAAATCTAAGATTGTTATCTCGTTTAGTATTATGACAATAATACTGGCTTTGCTCCAATAAAGAGTGCATCATTATGTTTCCCTATTCCTAGTTTACACTTGCATTAATGTATTCTTAAAACCTTATTTACTATCAAAAGTTATACGGAGAACCTGGTACTATTTGATTTTACCAAACTTCGGTTTCAATTTTCATAGGATTTCCACCCTTGAAGAACCTTGTAATCAGTCATACACTGTACATAAGATAACCAAACCACAACTGTGACACTGCCACATAAAGATGTATCAGGTCACCAAAATGTAACAAATTTTCactttttatattataaattttaaaaagtctTGAAATAGATTTAGTGTTGTAAAAGCTTTTATAGCAGAAGTACATAAAAAAACCTATTGAAGCTCTATGTTAAAATATATAGCTACCAAGAAAACTACTGCGGCCTGGGTCTCTATACAGATTTAAATCATGttacatatttataattaaaGATGTCTTTTGTTCACTTCATCTCATTGTTAATCATGCCAAAATTCATGCAGAAAAACAGGCAGACCGGTAATCATAAATTTGTCACTATATTAATGCACATTATCCACTAAAAAGCTGTTGCGAAGAGCTAACTCGTCCAAAATTGATATTCAAGAACtataaaatcaatccacacaCACTAAATATGCACAAGTAGGAGTTCTAGTAAGCTCACCAATGATGCAAAAGAAGAAGGTTATCCAGAAGACAACTTGAACTGGTCTTCTGTACTGCATATGATATTGCGACCTTTGTAGCTGCCTCTGAATGGCTCCATACCAACCATAGAGTTGCTTGTCACAACACCCATCACCATTTTCTAGGCAACTCTTACATCTCTCGTAGCATGCATTAATTCCCTGCCACATGATTACAATTTAAGACATAATCAGTAAAATTTCTAATCAAAATGCAGTAATTAAAGAGCACTTTCAATGACGGACAAAATATTAAAAGATCCTTATTGAAAGTAAACAGAATAAACACTCACTTTAGGCAAATTATTAGATTGCAATAATGCAGTGTCAACATCTTGTTGGCGATCCGGAAGCTTCAACTTTCGGTTTCCATTTTTCTGCCACTTTAGTGTAGATGCAGATTCCATGGTATTTAGAAAACCTGAAACACTTGGTATCTTCGGTGGAGGATGCTCACGGCGTACAACAGCAGAACCCTGAAGTAAAACATTATCATCAACTGCAATATTCCAATTACCAATGTCAGGACTAGCACTTGCAGTTCTTCGATGACCGTAAAACTTATCATGCCTAAGGTCCATATGGGCCAATTCAACAGAGTTCGAAAAGTTCTTCACACGTTCCAGTGCAGATTCTTTATCAGCCTCCAATGGCTTCAAAGGGAGTTGGTCCTGGGCATGAACTTTAGAAGAGTTCTTGTTTTTGGAAGCCGTCGACCCGGTGAGAAACAATTCGAGCTCATTACACTCTCCCTCATCCAAGCGCACCCATGGGTGAGGTGGCTTGCCTGCTGAAACTGCTGACTTGTGCAAAGCACTATCAATTTTAAATACTTGGCTCTCCATTGCCTTGATAAATTCACGGTGCCTGTCTTTTGCATCATCAAGTGTGCTATTCTTGTAACTCGATTTTACTGCCCGTTCAAATTCCTCCAGCTGCATCACCAACACAACAATCATAAACGAGAACCCAAAGTAGATCAACATATCGACAGATAACATAATATCTTTTTTTTCAAATTTGTTTCTTGACACTATTCTACTCCTACTTCAACTTACTTTTCAATTACAAAGCAAGTCTTTATCACAAATTCCCAATCCACAATTTCCAAATCATACAAACCTAAAACCCTCGACAACATACAAATCCATTCACCTAAAATGTTCTCACTAACAACAACAAACAATCACTAACAACCGTTAAACATTACTAAATTCAAAATGCCTCACCAACAACCACAATAAATCCATAAACCAGCATAAAAATACGCAAACAACCTAACAAGTAATTTCCAATCGTCAACATCACAACACACATACACATTCTCACGAACAATCACTAACAGATTAAACACGATACCAAATTCAAAACAACGTAAAGACACGTAAACAAGCCAAAAACCAACAAAAATCGACAATGCCGCAACACGCATACCTGCCACTTGGTAGTCCCAAGAGCAGTCTGCAAGTCCCTCTTAATCTCCTCATGATTCCAC is a genomic window containing:
- the LOC141711408 gene encoding uncharacterized protein LOC141711408; the protein is MTSQFDRWEKDPFFPAAEEVQESADRMESTYRTWLHAVKKNSSMWNHEEIKRDLQTALGTTKWQLEEFERAVKSSYKNSTLDDAKDRHREFIKAMESQVFKIDSALHKSAVSAGKPPHPWVRLDEGECNELELFLTGSTASKNKNSSKVHAQDQLPLKPLEADKESALERVKNFSNSVELAHMDLRHDKFYGHRRTASASPDIGNWNIAVDDNVLLQGSAVVRREHPPPKIPSVSGFLNTMESASTLKWQKNGNRKLKLPDRQQDVDTALLQSNNLPKGINACYERCKSCLENGDGCCDKQLYGWYGAIQRQLQRSQYHMQYRRPVQVVFWITFFFCIIVLVTLRSI